Proteins encoded by one window of Antechinus flavipes isolate AdamAnt ecotype Samford, QLD, Australia chromosome 4, AdamAnt_v2, whole genome shotgun sequence:
- the GAL3ST4 gene encoding galactose-3-O-sulfotransferase 4: MMRLWLWGSKSLWVALIVFMTIGLALQIWQWPFQRRPPGLYFQQLWASTSGSLASSCNPQKQLVFLKTHKSGSSSVLSLLHQYGDRHSLRFALPVRYQFGYPKFFQATSVKGYLPHGGGPQPTFHILCHHMRFNLPEVLRVMPPDSFFFSIVRDPAALAISAFSYYKSVSSAFRAAPSLAAFLASPRAFYRPGGRGDHYARNLLWFDFGLPLPQEIRALKRYPKPFKKTQSSDIHIWPSNSISQPSKLDPNSLFKFPHSTSHIQLTDHSMSLSPASIPDSLSSSFIQWALAWLDSIFDLVLVAEYFDESLVLLADALCWGLDDVVGFVHNAQATSMKSVKGHKGIKDHGGIMDKQLANRARAWNNLDWALYVHFNHSLWNRADRYGRVRLASAVAKLRARRSALASHCLLGGGAVDPGQIANLQLRPFQFGARGVQGYVLKKGLSPQDHEECERLATPELQYKDKLDAKQFPKAAWSPSYPSNAINPCPKGN, from the exons ATGATGCGTCTCTGGCTCTGGGGGTCCAAGAGTCTCTGGGTTGCTTTAATAGTCTTCATGACCATTGGATTAGCACTCCAGATTTGGCAATGGCCTTTCCAGAGGAG GCCTCCTGGGCTATATTTTCAACAACTGTGGGCCTCTACCTCTGGTTCTTTGGCCTCCTCCTGTAATCCTCAGAAGCAGCTTGTATTCCTGAAGACTCATAAATCTGGAAGCAGTTCTGTACTAAGCCTTCTCCATCAGTATGGGGATCGACACAGCCTACGCTTTGCTCTCCCTGTCCGATACCAGTTTGGATACCCAAAGTTCTTCCAGGCTACTTCAGTCAAAGGTTACCTCCCCCATGGTGGGGGACCCCAGCCTACTTTCCACATCCTTTGTCACCACATGAGGTTCAACCTACCAGAG GTACTCCGGGTTATGCCCCCTGATAGTTTCTTCTTCTCCATTGTCCGAGATCCTGCAGCACTGGCAATTTCTGCCTTCTCCTACTACAAATCTGTATCATCTGCTTTCCGTGCAGCACCATCTTTGGCAGCTTTCCTAGCTTCACCACGAGCATTCTACCGGCCAGGGGGCCGTGGGGACCACTATGCACGGAACTTACTCTGGTTTGATTTTGGCCTTCCTCTCCCCCAGGAAATAAGGGCATTGAAGAGGTATCCTAAACCCTTCAAAAAAACCCAGTCCTCGGATATACATATTTGGCCATCTAACTCTATATCCCAGCCCTCAAAACTTGATCCCAACTCCCTCTTCAAATTTCCTCATTCTACATCTCATATCCAATTAACTGACCACTCCATGTCCCTCAGTCCTGCTTCTATACCAGATTCACTATCTTCATCCTTCATCCAATGGGCTCTGGCCTGGTTAGACTCAATCTTTGACCTGGTCTTGGTGGCAGAATACTTTGATGAGTCACTGGTGCTTCTGGCAGATGCCCTGTGCTGGGGCCTGGATGATGTTGTAGGCTTTGTACATAATGCCCAGGCAACTAGTATGAAGAGTGTCAAAGGTCACAAAGGAATCAAAGATCATGGTGGAATCATGGATAAACAATTAGCTAATAGGGCTAGAGCTTGGAATAACCTAGACTGGGCTCTCTATGTCCACTTCAATCACAGCCTATGGAACCGTGCAGACCGTTATGGGAGGGTGAGGCTTGCTTCAGCAGTAGCCAAACTTCGAGCCCGTAGGTCAGCATTGGCTTCTCACTGCCTTTTGGGGGGAGGAGCTGTGGATCCTGGTCAAATAGCTAACCTCCAGCTTCGTCCTTTCCAGTTTGGGGCCCGAGGGGTTCAGGGCTATGTACTGAAAAAGGGGCTGAGCCCCCAAGACCATGAAGAGTGTGAGCGCCTTGCTACTCCAGAATTGCAATATAAAGACAAGCTAGATGCCAAGCAGTTCCCCAAAGCTGCTTGGTCACCCTCCTACCCTTCTAATGCCATAAACCCATGCCCCAAGGGCAACTGA
- the TRAPPC14 gene encoding trafficking protein particle complex subunit 14 isoform X1 gives MESQCDYSMYFPAVPLPPRAELAGDPGRYRALPRRNHLYLGETVRFLLVLRCRGNTEAGAGVGSGAVPGGGWGELAAALAALASVSAGSGAPGSGDLDGQSPGGVGLFSDCSPLLTHGPSPATGGGTTMLPVEEPIVSTDEVIFPLTISLDKLPPGTLKAKIVVTVWKREVETAEVRDHGYLRMLQTRAPGETFRGEQNAFKAQVSTLLTLLPPPVLKCRQITVAGKHLTVLKVLNSSSQEEISIWDIRILPNFNASYLPVMPDGSVLLVDNVCHQSGEVSMSSFCRLPGSSGCFPCPLSALEEHNFLFQLRAGEQPPPKGQEGLEVSLIAIVQWSTPKLPFTQSIYTHYRLPSIHLDRPCFVMTASCKSPVRVHERFIVTYTLLNNLQDFLAVRLVWTPETAQTGKQLCEEERRAMQAALDSIVCHTPLNNLGFSRKGTALTFSVAFQALRAGLFELSQHMKLKLQFTASVSHPPPEARPLSRKSSPSSPAVRDFMERHQGSLGRSQSFSHQQPSRSHLMRSGSVMERRAITPPVASPVGRPLYLPSDKAMLSLDKIAKRECKVLVVEPVK, from the exons ATGGAGTCCCAATGTGATTACTCGATGTATTTCCCTGCGGTGCCGCTGCCCCCCAGGGCGGAACTGGCCGGAGATCCCGGCCGCTATCGGGCGCTGCCACGGAGGAATCACCTTTACCTAGGGGAGACAGTGCGTTTTCTGCTGGTGCTGCGCTGCCGGGGGAACACTGAGGCTGGCGCCGGGGTCGGGTCCGGGGCAGTCCCGGGAGGTGGCTGGGGCGAGCTGGCCGCGGCCCTGGCGGCCCTGGCCTCGGTCAGCGCTGGAAGTGGGGCACCGGGCTCCGGAGACCTGGACGGGCAATCCCCCGGGGGTGTGGGGCTGTTCTCGGACTGCAGCCCCCTTCTCACTCATGGCCCGAGCCCTGCCACAGGCGGGGGAACAACCATG ttaCCTGTGGAAGAGCCAATTGTGTCCACAGATGAAGTCATCTTTCCACTAACCATTTCATTGGACAAACTGCCCCCAGGCACACTTAAGGCCAAG ATTGTAGTTACTGTGTGGAAAAGGGAGGTTGAGACAGCAGAGGTCAGAGATCATGGCTACCTGAGAATGCTGCAGACTCGGGCCCCTGGGGAGACATTCCGAGGGGAGCAAAATGCATTCAAGGCCCAAG TGAGTACCCTGCTGACCTTATTGCCCCCTCCTGTTCTGAAATGTCGACAAATTACTGTGGCTGGAAAACACCTGACAGTGCTCAAGG TGCTGAATAGTTCCTCACAAGAGGAAATTTCTATCTGGGACATCCGCATCCTCCCCAACTTCAATGCCAGTTATCTGCCTGTCATGCCTGATGGTTCTGTGCTGCTGGTGGACAATGTCTG TCACCAGTCTGGGGAGGTCTCCATGAGCTCCTTCTGTCGTCTTCCTGGTTCTTCTGGCTGCTTCCCATGCCCCCTTAGTGCTCTGGAGGAACATAACTTCCTGTTCCAACTGAGGGCAGGCGAACAACCACCTCCAAAAGGACAGGAG GGTCTAGAGGTATCTCTGATTGCTATAGTTCAGTGGTCTACACCTAAGTTACCATTCACTCAGAGCATCTACACCCACTACCG GCTACCTAGCATCCACTTGGACCGTCCATGCTTTGTAATGACTGCCTCATGTAAATCCCCTGTGAGAGTACATGAGCGTTTTATTGTTACCTACACACTACTTAACAATTTACAGGATTTCCTTGCTGTTAGGCTTGTCTGGACCCCAGAGACTGCACAAACTG GAAAGCAGCTATGTGAAGAAGAGCGCAGGGCTATGCAGGCTGCCTTGGACTCTATTGTTTGTCATACACCTCTCAACAATCTTGGCTTCTCCAGAAAGGGTACTGCGCTTACTTTCAGTGTGGCCTTCCAAGCCCTaagggctggactctttgag TTGAGCCAGCACATGAAGCTGAAGTTGCAGTTTACTGCCAGTGTATCCCACCCCCCACCAGAGGCCCGGCCTTTGTCACGAAAGAGCAGTCCTAGCAGCCCTGCTGTTCGAGATTTCATGGAGAGACATCAGGGTAGCTTGGGCAGATCCCAGTCCTTCTCCCACCAGCAGCCTTCCCGAAGCCATCTCATGAG GTCAGGCAGTGTGATGGAACGACGTGCTATCACGCCTCCAGTGGCCTCTCCTGTAGGCCGTCCCCTCTACCTGCCTTCAGATAAAGCGATGCTGTCTCTGGACAAGATTGCCAAGCGTGAATGCAAAGTCCTGGTGGTTGAACCTGTCAAGTAG
- the TRAPPC14 gene encoding trafficking protein particle complex subunit 14 isoform X2, producing MESQCDYSMYFPAVPLPPRAELAGDPGRYRALPRRNHLYLGETVRFLLVLRCRGNTEAGAGVGSGAVPGGGWGELAAALAALASVSAGSGAPGSGDLDGQSPGGVGLFSDCSPLLTHGPSPATGGGTTMLPVEEPIVSTDEVIFPLTISLDKLPPGTLKAKIVVTVWKREVETAEVRDHGYLRMLQTRAPGETFRGEQNAFKAQVSTLLTLLPPPVLKCRQITVAGKHLTVLKVLNSSSQEEISIWDIRILPNFNASYLPVMPDGSVLLVDNVCHQSGEVSMSSFCRLPGSSGCFPCPLSALEEHNFLFQLRAGEQPPPKGQEGLEVSLIAIVQWSTPKLPFTQSIYTHYRLPSIHLDRPCFVMTASCKSPVRVHERFIVTYTLLNNLQDFLAVRLVWTPETAQTGKQLCEEERRAMQAALDSIVCHTPLNNLGFSRKVEPAHEAEVAVYCQCIPPPTRGPAFVTKEQS from the exons ATGGAGTCCCAATGTGATTACTCGATGTATTTCCCTGCGGTGCCGCTGCCCCCCAGGGCGGAACTGGCCGGAGATCCCGGCCGCTATCGGGCGCTGCCACGGAGGAATCACCTTTACCTAGGGGAGACAGTGCGTTTTCTGCTGGTGCTGCGCTGCCGGGGGAACACTGAGGCTGGCGCCGGGGTCGGGTCCGGGGCAGTCCCGGGAGGTGGCTGGGGCGAGCTGGCCGCGGCCCTGGCGGCCCTGGCCTCGGTCAGCGCTGGAAGTGGGGCACCGGGCTCCGGAGACCTGGACGGGCAATCCCCCGGGGGTGTGGGGCTGTTCTCGGACTGCAGCCCCCTTCTCACTCATGGCCCGAGCCCTGCCACAGGCGGGGGAACAACCATG ttaCCTGTGGAAGAGCCAATTGTGTCCACAGATGAAGTCATCTTTCCACTAACCATTTCATTGGACAAACTGCCCCCAGGCACACTTAAGGCCAAG ATTGTAGTTACTGTGTGGAAAAGGGAGGTTGAGACAGCAGAGGTCAGAGATCATGGCTACCTGAGAATGCTGCAGACTCGGGCCCCTGGGGAGACATTCCGAGGGGAGCAAAATGCATTCAAGGCCCAAG TGAGTACCCTGCTGACCTTATTGCCCCCTCCTGTTCTGAAATGTCGACAAATTACTGTGGCTGGAAAACACCTGACAGTGCTCAAGG TGCTGAATAGTTCCTCACAAGAGGAAATTTCTATCTGGGACATCCGCATCCTCCCCAACTTCAATGCCAGTTATCTGCCTGTCATGCCTGATGGTTCTGTGCTGCTGGTGGACAATGTCTG TCACCAGTCTGGGGAGGTCTCCATGAGCTCCTTCTGTCGTCTTCCTGGTTCTTCTGGCTGCTTCCCATGCCCCCTTAGTGCTCTGGAGGAACATAACTTCCTGTTCCAACTGAGGGCAGGCGAACAACCACCTCCAAAAGGACAGGAG GGTCTAGAGGTATCTCTGATTGCTATAGTTCAGTGGTCTACACCTAAGTTACCATTCACTCAGAGCATCTACACCCACTACCG GCTACCTAGCATCCACTTGGACCGTCCATGCTTTGTAATGACTGCCTCATGTAAATCCCCTGTGAGAGTACATGAGCGTTTTATTGTTACCTACACACTACTTAACAATTTACAGGATTTCCTTGCTGTTAGGCTTGTCTGGACCCCAGAGACTGCACAAACTG GAAAGCAGCTATGTGAAGAAGAGCGCAGGGCTATGCAGGCTGCCTTGGACTCTATTGTTTGTCATACACCTCTCAACAATCTTGGCTTCTCCAGAAAGG TTGAGCCAGCACATGAAGCTGAAGTTGCAGTTTACTGCCAGTGTATCCCACCCCCCACCAGAGGCCCGGCCTTTGTCACGAAAGAGCAGTCCTAG
- the TRAPPC14 gene encoding trafficking protein particle complex subunit 14 isoform X4 has product MARALPQAGEQPCEYPADLIAPSCSEMSTNYCGWKTPDSAQGSSQEEISIWDIRILPNFNASYLPVMPDGSVLLVDNVCHQSGEVSMSSFCRLPGSSGCFPCPLSALEEHNFLFQLRAGEQPPPKGQEGLEVSLIAIVQWSTPKLPFTQSIYTHYRLPSIHLDRPCFVMTASCKSPVRVHERFIVTYTLLNNLQDFLAVRLVWTPETAQTGKQLCEEERRAMQAALDSIVCHTPLNNLGFSRKGTALTFSVAFQALRAGLFELSQHMKLKLQFTASVSHPPPEARPLSRKSSPSSPAVRDFMERHQGSLGRSQSFSHQQPSRSHLMRSGSVMERRAITPPVASPVGRPLYLPSDKAMLSLDKIAKRECKVLVVEPVK; this is encoded by the exons ATGGCCCGAGCCCTGCCACAGGCGGGGGAACAACCATG TGAGTACCCTGCTGACCTTATTGCCCCCTCCTGTTCTGAAATGTCGACAAATTACTGTGGCTGGAAAACACCTGACAGTGCTCAAGG TTCCTCACAAGAGGAAATTTCTATCTGGGACATCCGCATCCTCCCCAACTTCAATGCCAGTTATCTGCCTGTCATGCCTGATGGTTCTGTGCTGCTGGTGGACAATGTCTG TCACCAGTCTGGGGAGGTCTCCATGAGCTCCTTCTGTCGTCTTCCTGGTTCTTCTGGCTGCTTCCCATGCCCCCTTAGTGCTCTGGAGGAACATAACTTCCTGTTCCAACTGAGGGCAGGCGAACAACCACCTCCAAAAGGACAGGAG GGTCTAGAGGTATCTCTGATTGCTATAGTTCAGTGGTCTACACCTAAGTTACCATTCACTCAGAGCATCTACACCCACTACCG GCTACCTAGCATCCACTTGGACCGTCCATGCTTTGTAATGACTGCCTCATGTAAATCCCCTGTGAGAGTACATGAGCGTTTTATTGTTACCTACACACTACTTAACAATTTACAGGATTTCCTTGCTGTTAGGCTTGTCTGGACCCCAGAGACTGCACAAACTG GAAAGCAGCTATGTGAAGAAGAGCGCAGGGCTATGCAGGCTGCCTTGGACTCTATTGTTTGTCATACACCTCTCAACAATCTTGGCTTCTCCAGAAAGGGTACTGCGCTTACTTTCAGTGTGGCCTTCCAAGCCCTaagggctggactctttgag TTGAGCCAGCACATGAAGCTGAAGTTGCAGTTTACTGCCAGTGTATCCCACCCCCCACCAGAGGCCCGGCCTTTGTCACGAAAGAGCAGTCCTAGCAGCCCTGCTGTTCGAGATTTCATGGAGAGACATCAGGGTAGCTTGGGCAGATCCCAGTCCTTCTCCCACCAGCAGCCTTCCCGAAGCCATCTCATGAG GTCAGGCAGTGTGATGGAACGACGTGCTATCACGCCTCCAGTGGCCTCTCCTGTAGGCCGTCCCCTCTACCTGCCTTCAGATAAAGCGATGCTGTCTCTGGACAAGATTGCCAAGCGTGAATGCAAAGTCCTGGTGGTTGAACCTGTCAAGTAG
- the TRAPPC14 gene encoding trafficking protein particle complex subunit 14 isoform X3 yields the protein MMWDCVMGREMKLIGLTATRLIHPSFLPLYSEYPADLIAPSCSEMSTNYCGWKTPDSAQGSSQEEISIWDIRILPNFNASYLPVMPDGSVLLVDNVCHQSGEVSMSSFCRLPGSSGCFPCPLSALEEHNFLFQLRAGEQPPPKGQEGLEVSLIAIVQWSTPKLPFTQSIYTHYRLPSIHLDRPCFVMTASCKSPVRVHERFIVTYTLLNNLQDFLAVRLVWTPETAQTGKQLCEEERRAMQAALDSIVCHTPLNNLGFSRKGTALTFSVAFQALRAGLFELSQHMKLKLQFTASVSHPPPEARPLSRKSSPSSPAVRDFMERHQGSLGRSQSFSHQQPSRSHLMRSGSVMERRAITPPVASPVGRPLYLPSDKAMLSLDKIAKRECKVLVVEPVK from the exons ATGATGTGGGACTGTGTGATGGGGAGGGAGATGAAGCTAATAGGATTAACAGCTACTAGATtaatccatccttcctttcttccactttACAGTGAGTACCCTGCTGACCTTATTGCCCCCTCCTGTTCTGAAATGTCGACAAATTACTGTGGCTGGAAAACACCTGACAGTGCTCAAGG TTCCTCACAAGAGGAAATTTCTATCTGGGACATCCGCATCCTCCCCAACTTCAATGCCAGTTATCTGCCTGTCATGCCTGATGGTTCTGTGCTGCTGGTGGACAATGTCTG TCACCAGTCTGGGGAGGTCTCCATGAGCTCCTTCTGTCGTCTTCCTGGTTCTTCTGGCTGCTTCCCATGCCCCCTTAGTGCTCTGGAGGAACATAACTTCCTGTTCCAACTGAGGGCAGGCGAACAACCACCTCCAAAAGGACAGGAG GGTCTAGAGGTATCTCTGATTGCTATAGTTCAGTGGTCTACACCTAAGTTACCATTCACTCAGAGCATCTACACCCACTACCG GCTACCTAGCATCCACTTGGACCGTCCATGCTTTGTAATGACTGCCTCATGTAAATCCCCTGTGAGAGTACATGAGCGTTTTATTGTTACCTACACACTACTTAACAATTTACAGGATTTCCTTGCTGTTAGGCTTGTCTGGACCCCAGAGACTGCACAAACTG GAAAGCAGCTATGTGAAGAAGAGCGCAGGGCTATGCAGGCTGCCTTGGACTCTATTGTTTGTCATACACCTCTCAACAATCTTGGCTTCTCCAGAAAGGGTACTGCGCTTACTTTCAGTGTGGCCTTCCAAGCCCTaagggctggactctttgag TTGAGCCAGCACATGAAGCTGAAGTTGCAGTTTACTGCCAGTGTATCCCACCCCCCACCAGAGGCCCGGCCTTTGTCACGAAAGAGCAGTCCTAGCAGCCCTGCTGTTCGAGATTTCATGGAGAGACATCAGGGTAGCTTGGGCAGATCCCAGTCCTTCTCCCACCAGCAGCCTTCCCGAAGCCATCTCATGAG GTCAGGCAGTGTGATGGAACGACGTGCTATCACGCCTCCAGTGGCCTCTCCTGTAGGCCGTCCCCTCTACCTGCCTTCAGATAAAGCGATGCTGTCTCTGGACAAGATTGCCAAGCGTGAATGCAAAGTCCTGGTGGTTGAACCTGTCAAGTAG
- the TRAPPC14 gene encoding trafficking protein particle complex subunit 14 isoform X5, with protein MSTNYCGWKTPDSAQGSSQEEISIWDIRILPNFNASYLPVMPDGSVLLVDNVCHQSGEVSMSSFCRLPGSSGCFPCPLSALEEHNFLFQLRAGEQPPPKGQEGLEVSLIAIVQWSTPKLPFTQSIYTHYRLPSIHLDRPCFVMTASCKSPVRVHERFIVTYTLLNNLQDFLAVRLVWTPETAQTGKQLCEEERRAMQAALDSIVCHTPLNNLGFSRKGTALTFSVAFQALRAGLFELSQHMKLKLQFTASVSHPPPEARPLSRKSSPSSPAVRDFMERHQGSLGRSQSFSHQQPSRSHLMRSGSVMERRAITPPVASPVGRPLYLPSDKAMLSLDKIAKRECKVLVVEPVK; from the exons ATGTCGACAAATTACTGTGGCTGGAAAACACCTGACAGTGCTCAAGG TTCCTCACAAGAGGAAATTTCTATCTGGGACATCCGCATCCTCCCCAACTTCAATGCCAGTTATCTGCCTGTCATGCCTGATGGTTCTGTGCTGCTGGTGGACAATGTCTG TCACCAGTCTGGGGAGGTCTCCATGAGCTCCTTCTGTCGTCTTCCTGGTTCTTCTGGCTGCTTCCCATGCCCCCTTAGTGCTCTGGAGGAACATAACTTCCTGTTCCAACTGAGGGCAGGCGAACAACCACCTCCAAAAGGACAGGAG GGTCTAGAGGTATCTCTGATTGCTATAGTTCAGTGGTCTACACCTAAGTTACCATTCACTCAGAGCATCTACACCCACTACCG GCTACCTAGCATCCACTTGGACCGTCCATGCTTTGTAATGACTGCCTCATGTAAATCCCCTGTGAGAGTACATGAGCGTTTTATTGTTACCTACACACTACTTAACAATTTACAGGATTTCCTTGCTGTTAGGCTTGTCTGGACCCCAGAGACTGCACAAACTG GAAAGCAGCTATGTGAAGAAGAGCGCAGGGCTATGCAGGCTGCCTTGGACTCTATTGTTTGTCATACACCTCTCAACAATCTTGGCTTCTCCAGAAAGGGTACTGCGCTTACTTTCAGTGTGGCCTTCCAAGCCCTaagggctggactctttgag TTGAGCCAGCACATGAAGCTGAAGTTGCAGTTTACTGCCAGTGTATCCCACCCCCCACCAGAGGCCCGGCCTTTGTCACGAAAGAGCAGTCCTAGCAGCCCTGCTGTTCGAGATTTCATGGAGAGACATCAGGGTAGCTTGGGCAGATCCCAGTCCTTCTCCCACCAGCAGCCTTCCCGAAGCCATCTCATGAG GTCAGGCAGTGTGATGGAACGACGTGCTATCACGCCTCCAGTGGCCTCTCCTGTAGGCCGTCCCCTCTACCTGCCTTCAGATAAAGCGATGCTGTCTCTGGACAAGATTGCCAAGCGTGAATGCAAAGTCCTGGTGGTTGAACCTGTCAAGTAG
- the LAMTOR4 gene encoding ragulator complex protein LAMTOR4 isoform X1: MRIILSFFVFSLLFLFSSSPRFSAPCPLPPQTSALTQGLERIPDQLGYLVLSEGAVLASSGDLENDEQAAGAISELVSTACGFRLYRGLDMPFKRLSVVFGEHTLLVTVSGQKVFVVKRQNHSREPINV; the protein is encoded by the exons ATGCgcattattctttcctttttcgttttttctctccttttccttttctcctcctccccacggTTCAGCGCCCCATGCCCCCTTCCCCCACAA ACATCTGCATTGACCCAGGGGCTGGAGCGTATCCCTGACCAACTGGGCTATTTGGTGCTAAGTGAAGGAGCCGTGCTGGCG TCATCTGGTGATTTGGAGAATGATGAACAAGCAGCTGGTGCAATTTCTGAGCTAGTGAGCACAGCTTGTGGCTTCCGGTTGTACCGTGGCCTTGACATGCCCTTCAAGCGCCTGTCTG TGGTCTTCGGGGAACACACGTTGTTGGTGACTGTGTCTGGACAGAAGGTGTTTGTGGTGAAAAGACAGAATCACAGCCGGGAACCCATCAATGTCTGA
- the LAMTOR4 gene encoding ragulator complex protein LAMTOR4 isoform X3: protein MTSALTQGLERIPDQLGYLVLSEGAVLASSGDLENDEQAAGAISELVSTACGFRLYRGLDMPFKRLSVVFGEHTLLVTVSGQKVFVVKRQNHSREPINV from the exons ATG ACATCTGCATTGACCCAGGGGCTGGAGCGTATCCCTGACCAACTGGGCTATTTGGTGCTAAGTGAAGGAGCCGTGCTGGCG TCATCTGGTGATTTGGAGAATGATGAACAAGCAGCTGGTGCAATTTCTGAGCTAGTGAGCACAGCTTGTGGCTTCCGGTTGTACCGTGGCCTTGACATGCCCTTCAAGCGCCTGTCTG TGGTCTTCGGGGAACACACGTTGTTGGTGACTGTGTCTGGACAGAAGGTGTTTGTGGTGAAAAGACAGAATCACAGCCGGGAACCCATCAATGTCTGA
- the LAMTOR4 gene encoding ragulator complex protein LAMTOR4 isoform X2 encodes MQYTSALTQGLERIPDQLGYLVLSEGAVLASSGDLENDEQAAGAISELVSTACGFRLYRGLDMPFKRLSVVFGEHTLLVTVSGQKVFVVKRQNHSREPINV; translated from the exons atgcaatat ACATCTGCATTGACCCAGGGGCTGGAGCGTATCCCTGACCAACTGGGCTATTTGGTGCTAAGTGAAGGAGCCGTGCTGGCG TCATCTGGTGATTTGGAGAATGATGAACAAGCAGCTGGTGCAATTTCTGAGCTAGTGAGCACAGCTTGTGGCTTCCGGTTGTACCGTGGCCTTGACATGCCCTTCAAGCGCCTGTCTG TGGTCTTCGGGGAACACACGTTGTTGGTGACTGTGTCTGGACAGAAGGTGTTTGTGGTGAAAAGACAGAATCACAGCCGGGAACCCATCAATGTCTGA